From the Candidatus Thermoplasmatota archaeon genome, the window CGTGGGTTGAATCCTGCCTTCCCTGACAGCTGAAAGGATGTCCTCGAGCGCATGCGTGGTGTCAGTTATCACCCTCATGTTCATCATGCCAGCCATGCCCTTGATGGAGTGGCATGCCCTGAAGACCTGGTCAATCATCCCTTTGTTGCTCGGATCCTTCTCGAGCTCGAGCATCGAGTCGCTCATAACCCGCAGGCTCTCCCTGGCTTCAGTGACGAAGAGCTTCGAATACTTGGTCATGTCGAGTTCTTTCGTCAAGCTGGATCACCCCTCCAGGAATCTGATGATCTCTCTCGAAATCTCTTCGAGAGACACGATCTTGTCTGCGGCTCCTGCTTGTATGACGGCCTTGGGCATGCTCGCAGCGACAGAGCTCTGCTCGGATTGAACTAGGATCCTGCCTCCTTCCGCCCTGATCGCCTTCGCGCCCTCGGCGCCATCTGAGCCCATGCCTGTCATTATTATGCCCAGCACCGACGCTCCCATGCAATCGGCTGCGCTTTTGAACAGGAGGTCGGCTGAGGGCTTCACGAAATTTACAGGAGCTCCATCGTCCAGTTTCATGATAAG encodes:
- a CDS encoding chemotaxis protein CheB, coding for GPKVAMASDGLMAEKGVAYLAPGGKHIRIGWKGATTLIMKLDDGAPVNFVKPSADLLFKSAADCMGASVLGIIMTGMGSDGAEGAKAIRAEGGRILVQSEQSSVAASMPKAVIQAGAADKIVSLEEISREIIRFLEG